TCCGTCAGAACCTGCTGGGCAAGCGCGTCGACTACTCGGGCCGTTCGGTCATCGTGGTCGGCCCGACGCTGAAGCTGCACCAGTGCGGTCTGCCGAAGCTGATGGCGCTCGAGCTGTTCAAGCCGTTCATCTTCAACAAGCTGGAAGTGATGGGCGTAGCTACGACCATCAAGGCTGCGAAGAAGGAAGTCGAGAACCAGACGCCGGTGGTGTGGGACATCCTCGAAGAGGTGATCCGCGAGCACCCGGTGATGCTGAACCGTGCGCCGACGCTGCACCGTCTCGGTATCCAGGCGTTCGAGCCGGTGCTGATCGAAGGCAAGGCAATCCAGCTGCACCCGCTCGTCTGCGCGGCGTTCAACGCCGACTTCGACGGTGACCAGATGGCCGTTCACGTGCCGCTGTCGCTCGAAGCGCAGATGGAAGCGCGCACGCTGATGCTCGCGTCGAACAACGTGCTGTTCCCGGCCAACGGCGATCCGTCGATCGTGCCGTCGCAGGATATCGTGCTGGGTCTGTACTACGCGACCCGCGAAGCGGTCAACGGCAAGGGCGAAGGCCTGTCGTTCACGGGCGTGTCGGAAGTGATCCGCGCGTACGAGAACAAGGAAGTCGAGCTGGCCTCGCGCGTCAATGTGCGGATCACCGAAATGGTCCACAACGAAGACAAGTCGGAAGGCGCGCCGCCGTTCGTGCCGAAGATCACGCTGTACGCGACGACCGTCGGCCGCGCGATCCTGTCGGAGATCCTGCCGCACGGCCTGCCGTTCTCGGTGCTGAACAAGCCGCTGAAGAAGAAGGAAATCTCGCGCCTGATCAACACGGCGTTTCGCAAGTGCGGTCTGCGTGCGACGGTGGTGTTCGCCGACCAGCTGATGCAGTCGGGTTTCCGTCTCGCGACGCGTGCCGGCATCTCGATCTGCGTGGACGACATGCTCGTGCCGCCGCAGAAGGAAACGATCGTCGGCGACGCCGCGAAGAAGGTGAAGGAGTACGACCGTCAGTACATGTCGGGTCTCGTCACCGCGCAGGAACGCTACAACAACGTGGTCGACATCTGGTCGGCAACGTCGGAAGCGGTCGGCAAGGCGATGATGGAGCAGCTGTCGACGGAGCCGGTGACGGACCGCGACGGCAACGAGACGCGCCAGGAGTCGTTCAACTCGATCTACATGATGGCCGACTCGGGCGCCCGGGGTTCGGCGGTTCAGATTCGTCAGCTGGCCGGTATGCGTGGCCTGATGGCGAAGCCGGACGGCTCGATTATCGAGACGCCGATTACCGCGAACTTCCGCGAAGGTCTGAACGTGTTGCAGTACTTCATCTCGACCCACGGTGCACGTAAGGGTCTGGCTGATACGGCACTGAAGACCGCGAACTCGGGTTACCTGACGCGTCGTCTGGTCGACGTCACGCAGGATCTGGTCGTGGTGGAAGACGATTGCGGCACGTCGAACGGCGTGGCGATGAAGGCGCTGGTCGAAGGCGGTGAAGTCGTCGAAGCGCTGCGCGACCGTATCCTCGGCCGCGTCGCGGTCGCGGACGTCGTGAATCCGGAAACGCAGGAAACGCTGTACGAATCGGGCACGCTGCTCGACGAAACGGCGGTCGAGGAAATCGAACGCCTCGGCATCGACGAAGTGCGCGTGCGCACGCCGCTGACCTGCGAAACGCGTTACGGCCTGTGCGCAGCCTGCTACGGTCGCGACCTCGGCCGCGGCTCGCTCGTGAACGTCGGCGAAGCAGTCGGCGTGATCGCGGCGCAGTCGATCGGTGAACCGGGCACGCAGCTGACGATGCGTACGTTCCACATCGGTGGTGCGGCATCGCGTGCGGCAGTGGCTTCGTCGGTCGAAGCGAAGAGCAACGGTATCGTCCGCTTCACGGCGACGATGCGCTACGTCACGAACGCGAAGGGCGAGCAGATCGTCATTTCCCGTTCGGGCGAAGCGATGATCACCGACGACTTCGGTCGCGAGCGCGAACGTCACAAAGTGCCGTACGGCGCGACGCTGCTGCAGCTCGACGGCGCGACCATCAAGGCCGGCACGCAGCTCGCCACGTGGGACCCGCTGACGCGTCCGATCATCACCGAGTACGGTGGTACGGTGAAGTTCGAGAACGTCGAGGAAGGCGTGACCGTCGCGAAGCAGATCGACGACGTGACCGGCCTGTCGACGCTGGTCGTGATCGACGTGAAGCGCCGCGGTTCGCAGGCTTCGAAGAGTGTGCGTCCGCAGGTGAAGCTGCTCGACGCGAACGGCGAGGAAGTGAAGATTCCGGGCACGGAGCACGCAGTGCAGATCGGCTTCCAGGTCGGCGCACTGATCACCGTGAAGGATGGCCAGCAGGTGCAGGTCGGTGAAGTGCTCGCACGTATCCCGACGGAAGCGCAGAAGACGCGTGACATTACCGGCGGTCTGCCGCGGGTGGCGGAACTGTTCGAAGCGCGTTCGCCGAAGGATGCCGGCATTCTCGCGGAAGTCACCGGTACGACGTCGTTCGGCAAGGACACGAAGGGCAAGCAGCGTCTCGTCATCACGGACCTCGAGGGCAACCAGCACGAGTTCCTGATCGCGAAGGAAAAGCAGGTTCTGGTTCACGATGCCCAGGTCGTCAACAAGGGCGAAATGATCGTGGACGGTCCGGCCGATCCGCACGACATCCTGCGTCTGCAGGGTATCGAGGCGCTGTCGCGCTACATCGTCGACGAAGTGCAGGACGTGTACCGTCTGCAGGGCGTGAAGATCAACGACAAGCACATCGAGGTGATCGTTCGCCAGATGCTGCGTCGTGTGCAGATCACCGACAACGGCGATACACGCTTCATCCCGGGCGAACAGGTCGAGCGTTCCGACATGCTGGACGAGAACGATCGCATGATCGCCGAGGGCAAGCGTCCGGCTTCGTACGACAACGTGCTGCTCGGTATCACGAAGGCATCGCTGTCGACCGACTCGTTCATCTCCGCGGCATCGTTCCAGGAAACGACCCGCGTGCTGACCGAAGCGGCGATCATGGGCAAGCGCGACGATCTGCGCGGCCTGAAGGAAAACGTGATCGTCGGCCGTCTGATTCCGGCCGGTACGGGTCTCGCGTTCCACAAGGCACGCAAGGCGAAGGAATCGTCGGATCGCGAGCGTTTCGACCAGATCGCAGCGGAAGAGGCATTCGACTTCGGCACGCCGAGCGCGCCGGCAGAAGAGCCGCAACACCCGGCAGCCGAGTAAGCGCGGCGCGGCGCAAGCCGCGTTGCCTTGCTATCATCGCTGTCACCGAAACCGCCCGGTTCTGCCGGGCGGTTTTTTTTCATCCTTCGTTCACGCGCATGACGTGCCTGCGCCGCCTCGGGGCATGCCCCGCGATCGCGTCCAGCATGGCCGCGGCAGGCCCGTGATGCCCGCGAACGAACCCTGACCGAACGGCCAACGTCGCGCGATTCGCCACGCGTCGCGCGAGCGGGTTGTTAAAATTGCGTTCATCGCTTAGCCGTCCCTGTTCCTATTCATGTCCCGCGCCCTCGAAATACTCGACGAAGTCTTTGGTTATTCCGCCTTTCGCGGCCAGCAGGGCGAGATCGTCGAGCACGTCGCCGGCGGCGGCGATTGTCTCGTGCTGATGCCGACCGGCGGCGGTAAGTCGCTGTGCTACCAGATTCCCGCGCTGCTGCGCCGCGAGGCCGGGCAGGGCGCCGGCATCGTCGTGTCGCCGCTGATCGCGCTGATGCAGGACCAGGTCGCCGCGTTGAGCGAAGTCGGCGTGCGCGCGGCCTACCTGAATTCGACGCTGTCGGGCGCCGAGGCCGCGGCCACCGAGCGCGCGCTGCGCGAAGGCGAAATCGACCTGTTGTACGTCGCGCCGGAGCGCTTGATGACGGGGCGCTTCCTCGAGCTGCTCGAGCGCGCGAAGATCGGCCTGTTCGCGATCGACGAAGCGCACTGCGTGTCGCAATGGGGGCACGATTTCCGCCCGGAATACATCCAGCTGTCGGTGTTGCACGAGCGCTTCCCGTCGGTGCCGCGCATCGCGCTGACCGCCACGGCCGACGCGATTACGCGCGACGAGATCATCCATCGTCTCGCGCTCGACGACGCGCGCGTGTTCGTGTCGAGCTTCGACCGCCCGAACATCCGTTACCGGATCGTCGAAAAGGACAACGCGCGCTCGCAGCTGCTCGACTTCATCCGTGCCGAGCACACGAATGCCGACGGCACGACGGACGCGGGCGTCGTCTATTGCCTGTCGCGCCGCAAGGTCGAGGAAACGGCCGAATGGCTGAAGGCGCAGGGCGTGCGCGCGCTGCCGTATCACGCGGGGATGGAGTTCGAGGTGCGGCAGAAGCACCAGGAAATGTTCCAGCGCGAGGAAGGCATCGTGATGTGCGCGACGATCGCGTTCGGCATGGGTATCGACAAGCCCGACGTCCGCTTCGTCGCGCACCTCGATTTACCGAAGAGCGTCGAAGGCTATTACCAGGAAACCGGCCGCGCGGGTCGTGACGGGATGCCCGCCAACGCGTGGATGGCGTATGGCCTCGGTGACGTCGTCCAGCAGCGCAAGATGATCGACGAATCCGATGCGGACGACGCGCACAAGCGCGTGCAGACGTCGAAGCTCGACGCGCTGCTCGGGTTGTGCGAAACGATCTCGTGCCGTCGCGTGCGGCTGCTGAACTACTTCGGCGAGGCGAGCCAGCCGTGCGGTAACTGCGACACGTGCCTCGAGCCGCCCGCTTCGTGGGACGCGACGCGCGAGGCGCAGATGGCGCTGTCGTGCGTGTTCCGCGCGCAGCGCGCGAGCGGCTTCAATTTCGGCTCGAGCCACCTGATCGAGATCCTGCGCGGCGGGCGCACCGAGAAGGTATTGCAGCGCGGCCACGACCAGCTCAGCACGTTCGGCATCGGCGCGGCGCTGTCCGAGCCCGAGTGGCGCGCGATTTTCCGGCAACTGGTCGCGTACGGCTATCTGGCGGTCGACCATGGCGGCTTCGGCGCGCTGATGCTGACCGAGGCCGCAAAGCCCGTGCTGAAGAACGAGGAAAAGGTCACGCTGCGCCGCTACGTGAAGCCGCAGCGCACCCGCCAGTCGTCGAGCCGCAGCGGCACGCGCGTCGACCCGACGGCCGGCATGGGCGCACGCGAGCGCGCACGGTGGGACGCGCTGCGCGCATGGCGCGCGGAAACTGCAAAGACGGACGGCGTGCCGGCCTACGTGATCTTCCACGACGCGACGCTCGCCGAAATCGCGCGCAACGCGCCGGAGACGATCGACGACCTGCGTCACATCCCCGGCATGGGCGTGCGCAAGCTGGAACGCTTCGGCGACGAGATCATCGACGTCGTCGAATCGGCCTGACACAGCGTTCCGACCCCTCCTGTAAACCACGGGGTCAGCCGGCAAATCACGCAAGCCGTTGACTTAGTTGGTATTTCCGGAATATCATGCTGGGTTCCGGTATTCGGTGGGCCGAGTCGCGTTCGACAGTTCGCACCCGATTCGCCGGTTCGGAAGTCAACTGTGCGTCGATTCTCGCTTTGCCCGAAATCGGCGTGCAGATTTTGTTCAATTTCAGGAATAAACAATGCCAACCATCAACCAACTGGTTCGCAAAGGCCGTCAGTCGGAAACGACGAAGAGCAAGAGCCCGGCCCTGCAGGACTGCCCCCAGCGTCGCGGCGTGTGCACCCGTGTGTACACGACGACGCCGAAGAAGCCTAACTCGGCACTCCGTAAGGTTGCCAAGGTTCGTCTGACGAACGGCTTCGAAGTGATTTCGTACATCGGCGGTGAAGGCCACAACCTGCAGGAACACTCGGTTGTGCTGATCCGCGGCGGCCGTGTGAAGGACTTGCCGGGTGTGCGTTACCACATGGTTCGCGGCTCGCTGGATACCCAGGGCGTCAAGGACCGTAAGCAAGCGCGTTCGAAGTACGGCGCGAAGCGTGCAAAGGCTGCCAAGTAAGCAGTTTTTGATCAGGGATCGCCGCAGGGCGGTCAAGGCGGGAGTGCCGGATTGCCGGTGCTGTCGAGTAAGTGGTCACCCGGCCAAGCTGGTTAGTCGTGAAGATGTGATCGGGTTTGTTGGTGGCCGCGGAGCTGAATCCAGCTCCAACTGAACAAGTAAAGGAAGAATCATGCCGCGTCGTCGCGAAGTCCCCAAGCGGGAAGTGTTGCCGGATCCGAAGTTCGGTAACGTTGATGTTGCCAAGTTCATGAACATGCTGATGCTGTCCGGCAAGAAGTCGGTCGCAGAGCGCATCGTTTATGGCGCATTCGAACAAATCCAGACCAAGGGTGGCAAGGACCCGCTGGAAGTGTTCACGGTTGCGCTCAACAACGTGAAGCCGGTGGTCGAAGTGAAGAGCCGTCGCGTTGGTGGTGCCAACTATCAAGTTCCGGTCGAAGTGCGCCCGTCGCGTCGTATGGCATTGGCGATGCGCTGGCTGCGTGAGGCTGCGAAGAAGCGCAGCGAGAAGTCGATGGCCCTGCGTCTGGCAGGTGAACTCTCCGAAGCGGCCGAAGGCCGTGGCGGCGCGATGAAGAAGCGCGACGAAGTTCACCGCATGGCAGAAGCCAACCGCGCGTTCTCGCATTTCCGTTTCTAAGCGCCTGGCTGGGCTGTTTGCGGAAATAAATTCCGGGCGGGTGCGCTTTTCAGGCGCCTCGCCCGTTTGTGTTGAGGCGTGATGCAGCAGGGCTGCATCACGTCATCCCAGTAGAGGATCAAAGTGGCTCGCAAGACTCCTATCGAGCGCTACCGCAATATCGGTATTAGCGCTCACATCGACGCCGGCAAAACGACGACGACCGAGCGCATTCTGTTTTACACCGGTGTGAACCACAAGATCGGTGAAGTCCACGACGGCGCAGCCACGATGGACTGGATGGAGCAGGAACAAGAGCGTGGCATCACGATCACGTCCGCTGCTACCACGGCCTTCTGGAAGGGCATGGGCGGCAACTATCCGGAACACCGCATCAACATCATCGACACCCCGGGCCACGTCGACTTCACGATCGAAGTGGAACGCTCGATGCGCGTGCTCGACGGCGCGTGCATGGTGTACTGCGCAGTGGGCGGCGTGCAGCCGCAGTCGGAAACGGTGTGGCGCCAGGCGAACAAGTACAAGGTGCCGCGTCTCGCGTTCGTCAACAAGATGGACCGTACCGGCGCGAACTTCTTCAAGGTCTACGACCAGCTCCGTCTGCGCCTGAAGGCGAACCCGGTTCCGGTCGTGGTGCCGATCGGCGCGGAAGAAAACTTCAAGGGCGTCGTCGACCTGATCAAGATGAAGGCGATCATTTGGGACGAAGCGTCGCAAGGCACGAAGTTCGACTACGTCGACATCCCGGCCGAGCTCGCGGAGACCTGCAAGGAATGGCGCGAAAAGATGGTCGAAGTGGCTGCCGAAGCCAGCGAAGACCTGATGAACAAGTACCTGGAAGAAGGCGATCTGCCGGAAGCCGACATCGTCAAGGCGCTGCGTGATCGTACGATCGCGTGCGAAATCCAGCCGATGCTGTGCGGTACTGCGTTCAAGAACAAGGGCGTGCAGCGCATGCTCGACGCCGTGATCGATTTCCTGCCGTCGCCGGTCGACATCCCGCCGGTCAAGGGCGAGCTCGAAAACGGCGAAGAAGCAGAGCGCAAGGCGTCGGACGAAGAGAAGTTCTCGTCGCTCGCGTTCAAGATCATGACCGACCCGTTCGTCGGCCAGCTGATCTTCTTCCGTGTGTACTCGGGCGTCGTCAACTCGGGCGACACGCTGCTGAACTCGACCAAGGGCAAGAAGGAACGCCTCGGCCGTATTCTGCAGATGCATGCGAACCAGCGTGAAGAAATCAAGGAAGTCCGTGCGGGCGACATCGCCGCAGCGGTCGGCCTGAAGGAAGCAACCACGGGCGACACGCTGTGCGACCCGGCGAACCCGATCGTTCTCGAACGCATGGTGTTCCCGGAACCGGTGATTTCGCAGGCCGTCGAGCCGAAGACCAAGGCCGACCAGGAAAAGATGGGCCTCGCACTGAACCGTCTGGCTCAGGAAGACCCGTCGTTCCGCGTGCAGACCGACGAAGAGTCGGGCCAGACCATCATTTCGGGCATGGGCGAGCTCCACCTCGAAATTCTGGTCGACCGGATGAAGCGTGAATTCGGCGTGGAAGCGACCGTCGGCAAGCCGCAGGTTGCGTACCGCGAAACGATCCGTTCGACGGCGAAGGATGTCGACGGCAAGTTCGTCAAGCAGTCGGGTGGTCGCGGCCAGTACGGTCACGCGGTCATCACGCTCGAGCCGAACGAACAAGGCAAGGGCTACGAGTTCTTCGACGAGATCAAGGGTGGTGTGATTCCGCGTGAATACATCCCGGCGGTCGACAAGGGTATCCAGGACACGCTGAAGTCGGGCGTGCTGGCTGGCTTCCCGGTCGTCGACGTGAAGGTTCACCTGACGTTCGGTTCGTACCACGACGTTGACTCGAACGAAAACGCGTTCCGCATGGCCGGTTCGATGGCGTTCAAGGAAGCGATGCGCAAGGCGAACCCGGTCGTCCTCGAGCCGATGATGGCTGTCGAAGTCGAGACGCCGGAAGACTACATGGGCAACGTGATGGGCGACCTGTCGGGCCGTCGCGGCATCGTCCAGGGCATGGAAGACATGGTTGGCGGCGGCAAGATCGTGCGCGCCGAAGTGCCGCTGTCGGAAATGTTCGGTTACTCGACGTCGCTGCGTTCGCTGACGCAAGGTCGTGCAACGTACACGATGGAGTTCAAGCACTACGCTGAAGCTCCGCGCAACGTTGCTGAAGCGATCATCAGCGCGAAGTCGAAGTAAATCTGTAGCTACCCACCGATAATTTTTGAAAGAAGAGAATCATGGCAAAAGGTAAATTTGAGCGGACCAAGCCGCACGTGAACGTTGGTACGATTGGTCACGTTGACCACGGCAAGACGACGCTGACGGCAGCGATCACGACGGTGCTGACGAAGAAGTTCGGCGGCGAAGCGAAGGCATACGACCAGATCGACGCGGCACCGGAAGAAAAGGCGCGCGGCATCACGATCAACACGGCACACGTCGAGTACGAAACGGCTAACCGCCACTACGCACACGTCGACTGCCCGGGCCACGCTGACTATGTGAAGAACATGATCACGGGCGCAGCGCAGATGGACGGCGCGATCCTGGTTTGCTCGGCAGCAGACGGCCCGATGCCGCAAACGCGTGAGCACATCCTGCTGGCGCGTCAGGTTGGCGTTCCGTACATCATCGTGTTCCTGAACAAGTGCGACATGGTTGACGACGCGGAACTGCTCGAGCTGGTCGAGATGGAAGTTCGCGAACTCCTGTCGAAGTACGACTTCCCGGGCGACGACACGCCGATCGTGAAGGGTTCGGCGAAGCTGGCGCTGGAAGGCGACACGGGCGAGCTGGGCGAAGTGGCGATCATGAGCCTGGCCGACGCGCTGGACACGTACATCCCGACGCCGGAGCGTGCAGTTGACGGCGCGTTCCTGATGCCGGTGGAAGACGTGTTCTCGATCTCGGGCCGCGGTACGGTGGTGACGGGTCGTGTCGAGCGCGGCATCGTGAAGGTCGGCGAGGAAATCGAAATCGTCGGTATCAAGCCGACGGTGAAGACGACCTGCACGGGCGTTGAAATGTTCCGCAAGCTGCTGGACCAAGGTCAGGCAGGCGACAACGTGGGTATCCTGCTGCGCGGCACGAAGCGTGAAGACGTGGAGCGTGGCCAGGTTCTGGCGAAGCCGGGTTCGATCACGCCGCACACGCACTTCACGGCTGAAGTGTACGTGCTGAGCAAGGACGAAGGCGGCCGTCACACGCCGTTCTTCAACAACTACCGTCCGCAGTTCTACTTCCGTACGACGGACGTGACGGGCTCGATCGAGCTGCCGAAGGACAAGGAAATGGTGATGCCGGGCGACAACGTGTCGATCACGGTGAAGCTGATCGCTCCGATCGCGATGGAAGAAGGTCTGCGCTTCGCAATCCGCGAAGGCGGCCGTACCGTCGGCGCCGGCGTCGTCGCCAAGATCATCGAGTAATATCGACGATCCGCGGATCCCGACGGGGTCCGCGATTCCCGCGGTACGCGGTTGTACCGTCGAAACCGGGTGCCCAGCTTGCGCTGGCGCCCGGTTTTGTTTTTCCTGCGGCGCGTTGCGCGTACCGAG
This DNA window, taken from Burkholderia cenocepacia, encodes the following:
- the rpoC gene encoding DNA-directed RNA polymerase subunit beta', which encodes MKALLDLFKQVQQEEVFDAIKIGLASPDKIRSWSFGEVKKPETINYRTFKPERDGLFCAKIFGPIKDYECLCGKYKRLKHRGVICEKCGVEVTLAKVRRERMGHIELASPVAHIWFLKSLPSRLGMVLDMTLRDIERVLYFEAYVVIEPGMTPLKARQIMTEEDYYNKVEEYGDEFRAEMGAEGVRELLRAINIDEQVETLRTELKNTGSEAKIKKYAKRLKVLEAFQRSGIKPEWMILEVLPVLPPELRPLVPLDGGRFATSDLNDLYRRVINRNNRLKRLLELKAPEIIVRNEKRMLQEAVDSLLDNGRRGKAMTGANKRPLKSLADMIKGKGGRFRQNLLGKRVDYSGRSVIVVGPTLKLHQCGLPKLMALELFKPFIFNKLEVMGVATTIKAAKKEVENQTPVVWDILEEVIREHPVMLNRAPTLHRLGIQAFEPVLIEGKAIQLHPLVCAAFNADFDGDQMAVHVPLSLEAQMEARTLMLASNNVLFPANGDPSIVPSQDIVLGLYYATREAVNGKGEGLSFTGVSEVIRAYENKEVELASRVNVRITEMVHNEDKSEGAPPFVPKITLYATTVGRAILSEILPHGLPFSVLNKPLKKKEISRLINTAFRKCGLRATVVFADQLMQSGFRLATRAGISICVDDMLVPPQKETIVGDAAKKVKEYDRQYMSGLVTAQERYNNVVDIWSATSEAVGKAMMEQLSTEPVTDRDGNETRQESFNSIYMMADSGARGSAVQIRQLAGMRGLMAKPDGSIIETPITANFREGLNVLQYFISTHGARKGLADTALKTANSGYLTRRLVDVTQDLVVVEDDCGTSNGVAMKALVEGGEVVEALRDRILGRVAVADVVNPETQETLYESGTLLDETAVEEIERLGIDEVRVRTPLTCETRYGLCAACYGRDLGRGSLVNVGEAVGVIAAQSIGEPGTQLTMRTFHIGGAASRAAVASSVEAKSNGIVRFTATMRYVTNAKGEQIVISRSGEAMITDDFGRERERHKVPYGATLLQLDGATIKAGTQLATWDPLTRPIITEYGGTVKFENVEEGVTVAKQIDDVTGLSTLVVIDVKRRGSQASKSVRPQVKLLDANGEEVKIPGTEHAVQIGFQVGALITVKDGQQVQVGEVLARIPTEAQKTRDITGGLPRVAELFEARSPKDAGILAEVTGTTSFGKDTKGKQRLVITDLEGNQHEFLIAKEKQVLVHDAQVVNKGEMIVDGPADPHDILRLQGIEALSRYIVDEVQDVYRLQGVKINDKHIEVIVRQMLRRVQITDNGDTRFIPGEQVERSDMLDENDRMIAEGKRPASYDNVLLGITKASLSTDSFISAASFQETTRVLTEAAIMGKRDDLRGLKENVIVGRLIPAGTGLAFHKARKAKESSDRERFDQIAAEEAFDFGTPSAPAEEPQHPAAE
- the recQ gene encoding DNA helicase RecQ, translated to MSRALEILDEVFGYSAFRGQQGEIVEHVAGGGDCLVLMPTGGGKSLCYQIPALLRREAGQGAGIVVSPLIALMQDQVAALSEVGVRAAYLNSTLSGAEAAATERALREGEIDLLYVAPERLMTGRFLELLERAKIGLFAIDEAHCVSQWGHDFRPEYIQLSVLHERFPSVPRIALTATADAITRDEIIHRLALDDARVFVSSFDRPNIRYRIVEKDNARSQLLDFIRAEHTNADGTTDAGVVYCLSRRKVEETAEWLKAQGVRALPYHAGMEFEVRQKHQEMFQREEGIVMCATIAFGMGIDKPDVRFVAHLDLPKSVEGYYQETGRAGRDGMPANAWMAYGLGDVVQQRKMIDESDADDAHKRVQTSKLDALLGLCETISCRRVRLLNYFGEASQPCGNCDTCLEPPASWDATREAQMALSCVFRAQRASGFNFGSSHLIEILRGGRTEKVLQRGHDQLSTFGIGAALSEPEWRAIFRQLVAYGYLAVDHGGFGALMLTEAAKPVLKNEEKVTLRRYVKPQRTRQSSSRSGTRVDPTAGMGARERARWDALRAWRAETAKTDGVPAYVIFHDATLAEIARNAPETIDDLRHIPGMGVRKLERFGDEIIDVVESA
- the rpsL gene encoding 30S ribosomal protein S12, whose product is MPTINQLVRKGRQSETTKSKSPALQDCPQRRGVCTRVYTTTPKKPNSALRKVAKVRLTNGFEVISYIGGEGHNLQEHSVVLIRGGRVKDLPGVRYHMVRGSLDTQGVKDRKQARSKYGAKRAKAAK
- the rpsG gene encoding 30S ribosomal protein S7; translation: MPRRREVPKREVLPDPKFGNVDVAKFMNMLMLSGKKSVAERIVYGAFEQIQTKGGKDPLEVFTVALNNVKPVVEVKSRRVGGANYQVPVEVRPSRRMALAMRWLREAAKKRSEKSMALRLAGELSEAAEGRGGAMKKRDEVHRMAEANRAFSHFRF
- the fusA gene encoding elongation factor G; this encodes MARKTPIERYRNIGISAHIDAGKTTTTERILFYTGVNHKIGEVHDGAATMDWMEQEQERGITITSAATTAFWKGMGGNYPEHRINIIDTPGHVDFTIEVERSMRVLDGACMVYCAVGGVQPQSETVWRQANKYKVPRLAFVNKMDRTGANFFKVYDQLRLRLKANPVPVVVPIGAEENFKGVVDLIKMKAIIWDEASQGTKFDYVDIPAELAETCKEWREKMVEVAAEASEDLMNKYLEEGDLPEADIVKALRDRTIACEIQPMLCGTAFKNKGVQRMLDAVIDFLPSPVDIPPVKGELENGEEAERKASDEEKFSSLAFKIMTDPFVGQLIFFRVYSGVVNSGDTLLNSTKGKKERLGRILQMHANQREEIKEVRAGDIAAAVGLKEATTGDTLCDPANPIVLERMVFPEPVISQAVEPKTKADQEKMGLALNRLAQEDPSFRVQTDEESGQTIISGMGELHLEILVDRMKREFGVEATVGKPQVAYRETIRSTAKDVDGKFVKQSGGRGQYGHAVITLEPNEQGKGYEFFDEIKGGVIPREYIPAVDKGIQDTLKSGVLAGFPVVDVKVHLTFGSYHDVDSNENAFRMAGSMAFKEAMRKANPVVLEPMMAVEVETPEDYMGNVMGDLSGRRGIVQGMEDMVGGGKIVRAEVPLSEMFGYSTSLRSLTQGRATYTMEFKHYAEAPRNVAEAIISAKSK
- the tuf gene encoding elongation factor Tu, whose protein sequence is MAKGKFERTKPHVNVGTIGHVDHGKTTLTAAITTVLTKKFGGEAKAYDQIDAAPEEKARGITINTAHVEYETANRHYAHVDCPGHADYVKNMITGAAQMDGAILVCSAADGPMPQTREHILLARQVGVPYIIVFLNKCDMVDDAELLELVEMEVRELLSKYDFPGDDTPIVKGSAKLALEGDTGELGEVAIMSLADALDTYIPTPERAVDGAFLMPVEDVFSISGRGTVVTGRVERGIVKVGEEIEIVGIKPTVKTTCTGVEMFRKLLDQGQAGDNVGILLRGTKREDVERGQVLAKPGSITPHTHFTAEVYVLSKDEGGRHTPFFNNYRPQFYFRTTDVTGSIELPKDKEMVMPGDNVSITVKLIAPIAMEEGLRFAIREGGRTVGAGVVAKIIE